A window of Campylobacter lari subsp. lari contains these coding sequences:
- a CDS encoding S24 family peptidase: MARKDKTIDYLFNKDKFQFYLRNREKKITYQNLIEILYKHGIEYTEPGIKKWFVKNGRTEPPMGVIKVICDELNIPFDEIITQDIFKNYNQIELKYYPDISASAGYGVLAQDINYTSICVDGSFLKEILDIPIKKSYDIIKINGDSMEPLLTHGDFVVIDRSKNTLGTISSADIVIFRQGEDLYCKKIKKEAFCDFIYLVSENKDYKEVKISDFAQCEIIGVVVSKMTVETFKNFIEFVR; encoded by the coding sequence TTGGCAAGAAAAGATAAAACCATAGATTATTTGTTTAATAAAGATAAATTTCAATTTTATTTAAGAAATAGAGAAAAAAAAATAACATATCAAAACTTAATAGAAATTTTATATAAACACGGCATAGAATATACAGAGCCTGGAATAAAAAAGTGGTTTGTGAAAAATGGTAGAACAGAGCCACCTATGGGAGTAATTAAAGTGATCTGTGATGAACTTAACATACCATTTGATGAAATCATCACACAAGATATATTTAAAAACTACAATCAAATCGAACTTAAATACTATCCTGATATTTCTGCTTCAGCTGGATATGGAGTTTTAGCACAAGATATAAATTATACTAGTATTTGTGTTGATGGAAGTTTTCTAAAAGAGATTTTAGACATTCCTATAAAAAAAAGCTACGATATTATAAAAATAAATGGCGATAGCATGGAGCCACTTTTAACACATGGAGATTTTGTTGTTATTGATAGAAGCAAAAATACTCTTGGTACTATATCGAGTGCTGATATAGTTATTTTTAGACAAGGCGAAGATCTATATTGCAAAAAAATTAAAAAAGAAGCTTTTTGCGATTTTATTTATTTAGTATCTGAAAACAAAGACTATAAAGAAGTTAAAATTAGCGATTTTGCACAGTGTGAAATTATAGGGGTGGTTGTATCAAAAATGACAGTTGAAACCTTTAAAAATTTTATTGAGTTTGTAAGATGA
- a CDS encoding DUF1828 domain-containing protein, with protein sequence MLNIENLMNSYFSYVKNSFDVSKIENSIYEVTTPFLDKSNDNILFYIEKKDDLIELSDGGETLRNLSLSGFDFNSQKRLKELEIILNGFNIQKNNDILFTRANESDFAKKQHNLIQALISVNDMFVLAQGKIQSFFFDDVKNFFEENFIRYTENISLDGKSHLNHKFDFLITKSSQQKERLIKIINNPKNDNLKATLFSFMDLPQERKANADNIIIFNNKEGRNMDALVNASKEHNVKAFLWSKRKEYIDYLVA encoded by the coding sequence TTGTTAAATATAGAAAATCTTATGAATTCTTATTTTTCTTATGTTAAAAACAGCTTTGATGTATCCAAAATAGAAAATAGCATATATGAAGTTACAACACCATTTTTAGATAAAAGCAATGATAATATTTTATTTTATATAGAAAAAAAAGATGATTTGATAGAGTTAAGCGATGGTGGAGAAACCTTAAGAAATTTATCATTAAGCGGTTTTGATTTTAATTCTCAAAAAAGATTAAAAGAATTAGAAATAATTCTTAATGGCTTCAATATTCAAAAAAACAATGATATTTTATTTACTCGCGCAAATGAAAGTGATTTTGCAAAAAAACAACATAATCTCATACAAGCACTTATAAGTGTTAATGATATGTTTGTGTTAGCTCAAGGCAAAATACAAAGCTTCTTTTTTGATGATGTAAAAAATTTTTTTGAAGAAAATTTTATTAGATATACAGAAAATATTAGTTTGGACGGAAAAAGTCATTTAAATCATAAATTTGATTTTTTAATTACAAAATCTTCGCAGCAAAAAGAAAGACTTATAAAAATAATTAATAATCCAAAGAATGATAATTTAAAGGCAACATTATTCTCTTTTATGGATTTACCTCAAGAAAGAAAAGCTAATGCTGATAATATTATTATTTTTAACAATAAGGAAGGTAGAAATATGGACGCTTTAGTCAATGCTTCAAAAGAGCATAATGTAAAAGCATTTCTTTGGAGCAAAAGAAAAGAATATATAGATTATTTAGTGGCTTAA
- a CDS encoding DUF6978 family protein: protein MINVKELLCIKKYPKIQQTYILPSLENSKSLKIELQCNDDKYHKENFILDISRSSVQFQRKTNQYRYNAINVIARIDFYSSHTNPEFNPNKIPSDKRLSELMEKYSEFRFRNENHIHIFMENYADKWAFPLNEFNIKPNEDFLNQSYDFCQFCNIINIKFAKGDLFC from the coding sequence ATGATAAATGTTAAAGAACTATTATGCATTAAAAAATATCCAAAAATACAACAAACTTATATATTGCCAAGTCTTGAAAATTCTAAATCTTTAAAAATAGAATTACAATGCAATGATGATAAATATCATAAAGAGAATTTTATACTTGATATTTCAAGATCTAGCGTACAATTCCAAAGAAAAACAAACCAATACCGCTACAATGCAATTAATGTAATAGCAAGAATTGATTTTTATTCTTCTCATACAAATCCAGAATTTAATCCAAATAAAATTCCAAGCGATAAAAGATTATCAGAACTTATGGAAAAATATAGCGAATTTAGATTTAGAAACGAAAATCATATCCATATTTTTATGGAAAATTATGCAGATAAATGGGCTTTCCCTTTAAATGAATTTAATATCAAACCAAATGAAGATTTTTTAAATCAAAGTTATGATTTTTGTCAATTTTGTAATATAATAAATATAAAATTTGCAAAAGGTGATTTATTTTGTTAA
- a CDS encoding Panacea domain-containing protein, giving the protein MKALDVAKYFLFLARSKEAGDTLSNLKIQKMLYYAQGYMLAIFEKPLFDDRIEAWPHGPVVKAVYEQFKKYGSNSISFDELEDFDTDCIADNKDAHELLVLIFDKYGSMGAWELREKTHEEYPWKSSYVASLGNEITQDTIATFFKEENKKEALRLKELQKNDMEINELWP; this is encoded by the coding sequence ATGAAAGCATTAGATGTTGCAAAATACTTTTTATTCTTAGCAAGAAGTAAAGAAGCTGGTGACACGCTATCAAATTTAAAAATACAAAAAATGCTTTATTATGCACAAGGGTATATGCTTGCCATATTTGAAAAACCACTCTTTGATGATAGAATAGAAGCGTGGCCGCATGGACCAGTGGTTAAAGCAGTGTATGAGCAATTTAAAAAATATGGATCAAATTCTATCTCTTTTGATGAACTTGAAGATTTTGATACAGATTGTATTGCTGACAATAAAGATGCCCATGAACTTTTAGTTCTTATTTTTGACAAATACGGTTCTATGGGGGCTTGGGAGCTTAGAGAAAAAACCCACGAAGAATATCCTTGGAAAAGTTCTTATGTTGCAAGTCTTGGAAATGAAATTACACAAGATACAATAGCTACTTTTTTTAAGGAAGAAAATAAAAAAGAAGCATTAAGACTAAAAGAATTACAAAAAAATGATATGGAAATTAATGAATTATGGCCTTAA